A segment of the Lycium ferocissimum isolate CSIRO_LF1 chromosome 10, AGI_CSIRO_Lferr_CH_V1, whole genome shotgun sequence genome:
taacaccccgtaaatttgagttaggtgtgaatgtgtaaaaactaGTATTCAAGTTgatattttagccatatgaatctattcgggatgaattcgggtgataaacagtcgttttgaagtcaaactaAAATGTGGagttcttaagggcttctaAATTCATCTAAATCTGAGACAGTTTGCACTTATGGCCAGTTTTAGTATTTtgcgttgggaatttgagaaatcttataaaatgaaagttgtaggcctctcaaatacctttccaaccatataaagTGGGGCTCAAACGGAACTACGTACAGGGAGTTACGATCTTTTTACTGAGCGAATATCGATTGTCGAAAAAATGTGCAGGGCGCGCGTCGCGGACCCAGCACGGAAAAATTCAGCTGCAGACCAAAAAAACATGATCAGGTGCTGAACCTGCATCGCGGACTCAGCACGGAGCGGGGAATATTTTCTTGttccgaattttctttaagtcctaCTTCGTTGTGTTATTTTCCACTTcgtttcaaattaatatttctgaggaaaagaaccctagaaaagtCTCTTTAACCCTAAGGTAAGTTCTCACTCAATCTTGATCATTCTCACAccatatccatcccctcttgatagcaaatcatctctctaaaaccttaagttcttgaattctcaagaagaagaagataggggCGTGTGGAATTCGTCTAAGAGGTAAAGTTTCTGAATTTTCCTAGTGTTAATAAAGTAATGGGTTAGAGTAGAAGCTCTACAAGGTTGGAATCCATTAGTGATTCATGAAAGGGTTCAACAACCCGTTTATAAGTCCTACgaaaaaaccctagttttcgaaattccaagaaaacttcaagaaacgattcaagttctaatctttatcatctaaaaccattgtagtgtgattattgaaTCTTGGAAAGTGCATTTGAGTGGGGtttgaggtatgtctagatttccaaaatcttccttgaagtatgtctagattttcccaaaaatcttttatgaagtatgtctacttttgaaGTACGCTTATACTgtgaaagcatgatttgtatttgagaATCTTTCCTTGATTGttgtataagttataactcttgtttggtggaagttcttttggaattaaatattatttcttttagaaAAGGTCATGCGcatgtagggtcaagcccgcatcaaACCTTCtacgaactatactactttgtgaaactcgtTTTTCCCATTATCggatgattgaacttatttttctaaaggttggaccttaaacttgttttgttgttgaacgggtttcttgaacttgagattgaataagagatttgaataagattctaaatcggttatgacttgaaatgcctctattttgagatgttgACTTAAAAAGTGAAATTTGGCTCTAGGCCATGATTGTTGATTCGGTTAATATGCCATGATctgtattttgtttgtgtttgggcttGTATGGGCaagttgtgctagtccagaggacgattagcctttatggatcctaacgcATCAATACGAGTATTgatgtgtcagtccagaggatgattgaccttcgttgcttcctagcccggagtatctattgaTGATTGACCTCTgttgcttcctagcccggagtatctattgctgtgttagtccagaggatgattgacctccgttgcttcctagcccggagtatctattgctgtgtcGATCCGcaggatgattgacctccgttgcttcctagcccggagtatctattgttgtgtcagtccagaggacgattgacctccgaaGTATGTCGCCCGGTGCATTTgttgttgtgctagtccagaggatgattagcctccgtggtttCCTAACCCGGAGTATCGACTGATGGATtttcctgtgagtggcttgtttcgtactttgattagcctgtgagtggcttgtttcgtatcttGTTGCTTAtgagtggcttgtggtgatattgaattcgtaagtgaaatacttggcatggtaaatggtaaggagttaagttaatATATCTTTCGTTGTTGGATCCTTTGATGACTCTTTAATGTTGCTGACTTATGTTATTCCTGGGTTTGAATTGTgattttcattgatatcattttattaattttattcatcatatcttgttttgttaactattaccccttagacactcactaagtacgaagtactcaggcataccattgttattttttatggtatgttaggtaacggagaagagcaggttcttgatactcaagACGCTTAagaaggacttgctgttgctgctgacttggtgagcccacatgttcattcgtgggacaccccttatcatatttatttactattctAGTTTTTCGGGTTGCATCCCGATGTGTCAGAcaaattactcttttatcttagaagctccatagtacacattcttgtgggtagttgttgagttttctTAACTCTTGGGCGTTCGTCacgttttgattaagttttatgatattaaagacttccgctgatttaattcatatatcatgatttgattgtatttattttataaactgttggaggtgaatattgaacctggcgggttcaagtgttgttattgcatcttttaggttcttccgatgttgttcatgacgtcggatgctggtcacgtctagggtgatttttggggcgtgacattaaTTTATCTAGTTTACTGATTGACCGCGTTGATATTACGACTACGAATCTCTCGATAGAGTCCTCTAGCCGCCTATTTGTATAACTtcacgcctatatctctatggtcatgaACCTTAACACAAATGCATTTATATTTCCTGTATATCAACCACGCAAGGAGAACtaggtatatctctatcctcagcggcggattcaggatttgaaGCTTGTGGGTTCCCAGCTAACGGTGTCTATTGTTACTGGGTTCTCAGCtcaaatttcttatatatttgaaaGGTTTCACATTATAAATACAAGGTTCGGATAAAAGTTGTGGGTTCCCGCGAACCCACACCTAATGGTGTGGATCCGCCCCTGTCTATCCTAGACATAAATCTACTCCCCGATGCCCATGGTTGAGATCCTACTCTACTTAATGCTACGACTATCTTAGTATTCCTCTCTCGAGTTCAATCTAAGAATCAAAGATATTATTTGATAGTTGATCAGACAATCACATAATTAAGCTCAGgcttaaataaataaaccaatatgattcactaattaattgaaaattgaaATCAATATTCGAATAACAACGTTCATGAAAGAACCATAATTCTAGAGACATGGAGAAAATACAACAAATCAtccaaagaaaatataaaaatgagTAGTATGGAGAAGAAAAGGTAGAACCCAGTAAACTCCGGCCTCCACGGCGACTTCTAGCTCTCTCTAGGTCCCAAGTTTTGTAAAAATTGTGCAAGGGGTCTTTTTATAGTGTTGAGAAATAATCCTCCAAAGCCCGTCCAAAACGGGTCAAGAATTAGAAATATTTCATTTCGTCATCATGGGCACACTGAGCGAAGCCTATAGCGAGGGGGTACCTCGCTCTGGCCTACGCTTAGCGAGGTACTGCTCTCGTTTTATACTTAGCCTTTTTCCGATCTTCGTTTGGGACACATAGGCTCGCCGAGCTAGGCCTATGACGAGGTAGGTTCTCGCTGTGCGAAGGCCTCTTTCCATTTTACACTTGGTCAAATTTCTCCACCGCCTCCCCTTGTTGCACCTTTCAGCTCGCTGTGCGAGCATTATAACAAGGTGAGGTTTTGCTTTGAGCTTTGGTCAGCAAGGTCTCATCTCATTTCACTCCAAATCTCCGCATTTTCCACGTAAAGTACCTGGATGCACAATAATGAACGTTTTAGCTCATAAAGCAAGATTCAATATAAGTTACATGTATTTAGTGCAATTAGTCCCTTAAGCATGCTTTAAACATAGGTAAAACACGGTGGTTACTTATATAAATACGCCTAACATCAGGTAGTGTGTATGCATATTATATCCCCATCGTATCGTATGATGGTAGAAAGGTTGTTTTCAATAAATCTTAGCTCAAGTAAAGCATTTCAAAGCAGGTTTCAAAAGAGACCCTgttaaaaaaatggagaaaataataataataataataataataataataataataataataataataataataacaaagacaaataatatgataatcgaAGCAAAGAAAACAACGtgtaataatcaaaatataagTAATAATATTAAGCAAACTTTTCACTTTCTTTGGACTGTGAATGCTCAGAGCCTTTTGATGGAGGAAGAACCGCGGCTATGGAATCTGCTGCTCTGGCCGCTGTTCTGTTACCCGGTCTTGGTGGTGTAGTTATAGGAGGTGCCGTAGCTTTAAACTCTTCATTGGACCATTTTCTGCTAATTAATTATAGTCCTCTGACAGTGACGTTGACCGCAAACCTTATATCGAGGCATAGCCTGTCTCTATTCTCAACGCATTTGGAAAACATTGTCGTACTAAATAAAAGTCGCAACAACTAAAAAATTATTGtactctctgtttcaatttatgtgaacccatttaaCTAGACATAatatttaagaaagaatgaagacttttaaaatttgtggtttaaaataagtcttgaatacttgtatggttataaatcatttcataaagtgaatttatttttaaattagaaaaaaggtcattcattttggcacggattaaaaaggaaataagttcacataaattgaaatagagggagtattaattatcaaaataatattaaaagtatacgataataagaaatatagctCAAAAAGTTGGAGGAGGGAGATTTTATTGCTCTTTTAATCGAtgtacatattaaatgaattgAATTGACTTCCTtattatagaagaaaaaaagttgatGCGAACTTATCAAAAAGCTGTAGCGCGACTTTTCAGAATCTGCTAACAAGCTATCTATTGGAATTACTTGCAAGCTTGAACTACTCGCAAGTCTTCTAGTTGATTGCAAGCCTGAGGAAGCTGCTGACAAGCTGTCTATTGGAGCTACTTGCAAGCTTAAACCACTCACAAGTCTTCTAGTTGATTGCAAGCCTGAGGAAGCTGCTGATGAGCTGCCTATTAGAGCTACTTGCAAGCTTAAACCACTCACAAGTCTTCTAGTTGATTGCAAGCCTGAGGAAGCTGCTGCAAGCCGCTGCAAGCAACCTGTCTGTATGAGCTACTTACAAGTTGTCTGCTTGATTATAAATTTATCCAATTGCAAGCTTATCCAATAAATCGTGTATTTAAATGGACATTCATAATACGATGCatttataacattattataGCATAAAATGGAATAATTAATATTAGAActtggaaaaattaaaattcgTTTTCCAATTCTTTCCATTGATTTCCAAAGTAGAAAGTTTGTCACAGAATATACAACTAACTGAAAAGGTCTTAGCTTTGATGATATAATAGAATTGAGAGGCAAATATTTTGCATCCAAAAGAAAGATTAATATCTAaacctaaaattaaaaatagaatcTCTATTTATCCAAAAAGTAGGAATATCTGTAAATCGGAAACAAACAAAGATAGGGGTAGGATATGCGTACATCCTGCCCTTTTTAGACCCcgcttgtgggattacactgttGTTGTCAAGAATATCTGTAAAAGCCATTTGTGGCTTGACATTTACCACAAAACTGCTGACCACTTTGAGATCCTATTTGCCAACACAAACACACTGCTTTCTTCACCATCTCGGTGGCTACCACCGTCGGCCACCTCTGCACTCCCATGGCCTGAAATGGAAGCCCAATTGAAAGTTCAAGATTGATCCTCACTTCATCGGAGCTTTTCTCAGTAGCCATCGGAGCCAGCGGTTCGTGTCTTTCCTCAGTTGTGCCACTGCTGCATTTTGTTTCTTCAGTCGAAGATGAATAATTATTTGTAGATATTTTTTGATCGTTTAGAGATAAAGGGGTTGCTGCTGTTACTGAGGTGTTTCTAAAGTCTAAGCAGATGTTTTTTGTTGTGAAAATAGAAGTTGTGGCGTTGGCGGCAGCATTGGTGGTGGTGTTGAGTGGACGGTGGGAATGTGGATCAAGGCCACGGCTGATGAGTTTTCTCTTAATGTGTGTGTTCCAATAGTTCTTGATTTCGTTATCTGTTCTTCCCGGCAATCTCCCAGCTATCACAGACCATCtatagagaaaaataaaaaatgtaagGTAATAATCGCGGCGGGGGCTGGGGGCGGGGGGAATTAGGCAAATTAGCACCAATACAAATTGTGTAACTAAACAGCAAAATTCGTCACTAATCCTACTAACTTAAGCAACGGATTATCACAAAATTTTGTTAGCTACGAGGAAATTAGCGACGAAGTTCGTCgctaatttcaattttttcatagCGCAACGAGTTTGATAATTTTAATTACTGCATCCAACTTATACCTTGTAtgcaaaaagattgaaaataaGCGTGTACATATATAAGGAACAGAACCATTGAATTTAAATCCTAGATACGCTCAATTAcataaatttaacaaaaattatCCTGGAGAAAAGGGGAAAGTTATTCTTGAATACACAAGAAAGTTAAAAGCAAATGTTTTAGCATAAAAacttgggaaaagggtcaaaaacacccctctactttagaaaaagagctaaaaatattctccaaacttattttgggttaaaaatacccctcccgtcattaaagttttcaaatatacccctgtcttaatGGAATTATCCCCAAAAataatccgaaatcattttttaagcCCCTCCATCATTTAGACCCGATCccactaaataataacccataagatcccgttattccccaattccctcaaacttcaaacctacgtattgggggaataaggggatcttatgggttattatttagttgggtcggattTAAATGATGAAGCAGGTTTAAAAAAGGATTTCggattattttgggggataatcttcgtcaagacaggggtatatttgaaaactttaaggacaGGAGGGATATTTTTGCggggatatttttagccctttttccaaaataaaggggtatttttggcccttttccctaaaaactTTAAGCCATTTCTTCTCCCACAAAATCTTGGATTTTGAAGAAGTCTCTGCCATCACAACTGACAATTAACTTTTAATATTAAGATTAATAAAATACtggtataattattattataggtTTTAAAATGTCAAGATTTTGTCTGGTTTGGTATTCAAGAAAATGGTCATCTTCTTCCCCCCACAACGCCAAACAAATAAAGttaacttttttcttattttctggAAGATCTaggtttctctctctttttcttcaagtgGTCCCAAATAAGAATGAAGAAGAATTTGACTTTCTATTCCAGTTTTCACACATTTTCCCAGCtaccaaacaaaaaaattcttaaTTCCATAAACTACTAGTACTagtataactaaaagtctaaaACTAGTACATATGACAGATGAGGGCAAACAAACTTACTTATTTCCAAGCAAACTATGGAGTTTGATGATCAATTCATCCTCTTCTTCAGTAAAATTCCCTCTTTTCAGATCAGGCCTTAGATAATTTATCCATCTCAATCTGCAGCTCTTTCCACACCTTTGtaatcctaaaaaaaaatccaacaagaaaatgattaaacaccaaaaatccacaaaaaggggaataaactaaaaatgaaCTCAAATCTTAatcctttttttcctttaatttcttaattccaaaaaaaaaaagtagtactAATAAAT
Coding sequences within it:
- the LOC132034241 gene encoding myb-related protein 330, producing MGRSPCCEKAHTNKGAWTKEEDQRLVNYIRAHGEGCWRSLPKAAGLQRCGKSCRLRWINYLRPDLKRGNFTEEEDELIIKLHSLLGNKWSVIAGRLPGRTDNEIKNYWNTHIKRKLISRGLDPHSHRPLNTTTNAAANATTSIFTTKNICLDFRNTSVTAATPLSLNDQKISTNNYSSSTEETKCSSGTTEERHEPLAPMATEKSSDEVRINLELSIGLPFQAMGVQRWPTVVATEMVKKAVCLCWQIGSQSGQQFCGKCQATNGFYRYS